A single Brachybacterium sillae DNA region contains:
- a CDS encoding THUMP-like domain-containing protein translates to MPVPESDTLLTQLERVLQPAGWELLQSLPPYDESQALALGARLREQGHDPDTVAAVLTQARLRTRAREKFGEFADTMLLTPQGLEQATRLPVAALHARRFRDAGVEHLADLGCGIGGDAMAASALGLQVTAVDRDPATVAVATVNLRPFPDSRAELGTAEDFDLSRVDGVWMDPARRTPAGGRTRRLHDPEEYEPPLSTVAQIATRLPVGAKLGPGIHREALPEGTETQWLSWHGQVLEAVCWFGPLARPGVPRSALVVDRDGAHRLDASGPEGVPADPDPGPLEAHVYDPDGAVIRAGLLGRLAADLGAHTLDPSIAYLTAPTAATTPFARGYAVREVMPFSLKRLTAYLRVHRLGILEIKKRGTAVEPEELRRRLRPRRFGDESATLILTRIAGEQSVVVATPHASTPRA, encoded by the coding sequence ATACCCGTGCCTGAGTCCGACACGCTGCTGACGCAGCTGGAGCGGGTGCTGCAGCCGGCCGGATGGGAGCTGCTGCAGTCGCTGCCGCCGTACGACGAATCGCAGGCCCTGGCGCTCGGGGCGCGACTGCGGGAGCAGGGGCATGATCCCGACACCGTCGCGGCGGTGCTCACGCAGGCGCGGTTGCGGACGCGGGCGCGGGAGAAGTTCGGCGAGTTCGCCGACACGATGCTGCTGACCCCGCAGGGGCTAGAGCAGGCGACCAGGTTGCCGGTCGCGGCGCTGCACGCCCGCCGGTTCCGCGATGCCGGGGTGGAGCACCTGGCCGATCTGGGGTGCGGCATCGGTGGGGATGCGATGGCGGCGAGCGCCCTGGGTCTGCAGGTGACGGCGGTGGACCGTGACCCCGCGACGGTCGCGGTGGCCACCGTGAACCTGCGGCCGTTCCCGGACTCCCGGGCGGAGCTCGGCACCGCCGAGGACTTCGACCTGTCCCGGGTGGACGGGGTGTGGATGGACCCGGCGCGACGCACCCCCGCCGGGGGCCGCACCCGCCGCCTGCACGACCCGGAGGAGTACGAACCCCCACTGTCGACGGTCGCGCAGATCGCCACCCGGTTGCCGGTGGGCGCCAAGCTCGGGCCGGGGATCCACCGGGAGGCCCTGCCGGAGGGCACGGAGACGCAGTGGCTGTCGTGGCACGGACAGGTGCTGGAGGCGGTGTGCTGGTTCGGTCCGCTGGCCCGCCCGGGGGTGCCGCGCAGTGCCCTGGTGGTGGACCGTGACGGCGCGCATCGGCTGGATGCGTCCGGCCCCGAGGGCGTGCCGGCCGACCCGGACCCGGGGCCGCTCGAGGCGCATGTCTACGACCCCGACGGGGCGGTGATCCGGGCGGGCCTGCTGGGGCGCCTGGCCGCCGACCTGGGGGCCCACACCCTGGATCCGAGCATTGCCTACCTGACGGCGCCGACCGCGGCGACCACGCCCTTCGCCCGCGGGTATGCGGTGCGGGAGGTGATGCCGTTCTCTCTGAAGCGCCTCACGGCCTACCTGCGGGTGCACCGGCTGGGGATCCTGGAGATCAAGAAGCGCGGCACCGCGGTCGAACCGGAGGAGCTGCGCCGCCGACTGCGACCCCGCCGGTTCGGGGACGAGTCGGCGACGCTGATCCTCACCCGCATCGCCGGCGAGCAGAGCGTCGTGGTGGCCACACCCCACGCCAGCACACCCCGCGCCTGA
- a CDS encoding HNH endonuclease signature motif containing protein encodes MGGRTGESEGTDAAAPAITRRELLDRADEIRQRREWAARHRHDPIARPPRGGFRYERDWPQPTAELDRPVHLHDVCAPGRRPDLDDPMAAAFCELAEERAEARRAAQRYLRPAPISPETIAERTGAVEDARRAETYLALHEIEQERTRLHARYLRRIAELHDIDDLPDPDDPLGREERRLEASLPLRQTTSRTATTIERAHRAVTFFPRSFELLDQGIFPMEWFERMLSRSGDLEDPVLWDRVDEKVAALDLPRLSADAFQRRLREILLLVRHPEPTPDPDARRRVLLSEPDPVAGTVDLVITAPIPEGIDLANRLDTVARRIRTEQRSALRSIAELTAQGDEHGAAAVEIPFDPDGTARRTGRPLSLATLRYLVLTQSLLQHDPVHVPPRFRVNVTVPMLTLLGEDAPGLVEGQHPIPPDLARELATGSTELYRILTDPATGRFLDADATRYTVGRGLLEHLRLRHPVCATPGCTRPTLTGAQADHIEEFDHRDPAAGGPTRLENLHLLCETHHQLKTARRIDPIRGPSPGPTGAPPTTIWRIGPVETTVEETTDLLTAGRWRSLREAQAYAERLAQRRTRAAEHATTPAHTTTPAHATIEPPPF; translated from the coding sequence ATGGGCGGACGGACCGGAGAGTCGGAGGGAACAGACGCGGCTGCCCCGGCGATCACCCGTCGGGAACTGCTGGACCGGGCCGACGAGATCCGCCAGCGCCGCGAGTGGGCGGCCCGACACCGGCACGACCCGATCGCGCGACCGCCGCGAGGGGGATTCCGCTACGAGCGCGACTGGCCGCAGCCCACCGCCGAACTGGACCGGCCGGTGCACCTGCACGACGTGTGCGCACCGGGTCGCCGCCCCGACCTCGACGACCCGATGGCGGCGGCCTTCTGCGAGCTCGCGGAGGAACGGGCCGAGGCACGTCGCGCCGCCCAACGGTACCTGCGGCCCGCGCCGATCTCCCCGGAGACCATCGCCGAGCGCACCGGCGCCGTCGAGGACGCCCGCCGCGCCGAGACCTACCTGGCGCTGCACGAGATCGAACAGGAGCGCACCCGCCTGCACGCCCGGTACCTGCGGCGGATCGCGGAACTGCACGACATCGACGATCTCCCCGACCCCGACGACCCCCTCGGCCGAGAGGAGCGTCGCCTCGAGGCGAGCCTGCCGCTGCGCCAGACCACCTCCCGCACCGCGACCACCATCGAGCGTGCGCACCGCGCGGTGACCTTCTTCCCGCGCAGTTTCGAGCTGTTGGACCAGGGCATCTTCCCGATGGAGTGGTTCGAACGGATGCTCTCGCGCAGCGGCGACCTCGAGGACCCGGTGCTGTGGGATCGGGTCGACGAGAAGGTCGCCGCGCTCGACCTGCCGCGCCTGTCGGCCGACGCCTTCCAACGGCGGCTGCGGGAGATCCTCCTGCTGGTGCGTCACCCCGAGCCGACCCCCGATCCCGATGCCCGCCGGCGTGTTCTCCTCAGCGAACCGGATCCGGTCGCCGGGACCGTCGACCTCGTCATCACCGCGCCGATCCCCGAGGGCATCGACCTGGCCAACCGCCTCGACACCGTCGCCCGGCGGATCCGCACCGAGCAGCGGTCGGCCCTGCGCAGCATCGCCGAGCTGACCGCCCAGGGGGACGAGCACGGCGCCGCCGCGGTGGAGATCCCCTTCGATCCCGACGGCACCGCGCGCCGTACCGGCCGCCCGCTGTCACTGGCGACACTGCGATACCTGGTGCTCACGCAGTCGCTGCTGCAGCACGATCCGGTGCATGTGCCGCCCCGGTTCCGGGTGAACGTCACCGTCCCCATGCTGACCCTGCTGGGGGAGGACGCGCCCGGGTTGGTCGAGGGGCAGCATCCGATCCCGCCCGATCTCGCGCGGGAGCTCGCCACCGGCAGCACCGAGCTGTACCGGATCCTCACCGACCCGGCCACCGGCCGGTTCCTCGACGCCGACGCCACCCGGTACACCGTGGGCCGGGGGCTGCTGGAGCATCTGCGACTGCGACACCCCGTGTGTGCGACCCCCGGCTGCACCCGACCCACCCTGACGGGCGCCCAGGCTGATCACATCGAGGAGTTCGATCATCGCGATCCCGCCGCCGGCGGCCCGACGCGGTTGGAGAACCTGCATCTGCTGTGCGAGACCCACCACCAGCTGAAGACCGCTCGGCGGATCGACCCGATCCGCGGTCCCTCCCCGGGACCGACCGGTGCACCGCCCACCACCATCTGGCGGATCGGACCCGTGGAGACCACCGTCGAGGAGACCACGGACCTGCTGACCGCGGGCCGATGGCGCAGCCTGCGCGAGGCCCAGGCCTACGCGGAACGTCTGGCGCAGCGACGTACCCGCGCGGCCGAACACGCCACGACACCTGCGCACACCACGACACCCGCGCACGCCACGATCGAGCCGCCACCCTTCTGA
- the msrA gene encoding peptide-methionine (S)-S-oxide reductase MsrA yields the protein MWQYFDLLNAHKKQMVPREEALPGRDAPAYPLLREHRVLGTDMLAPTGPGQQEIVLAGGCFWGIERVMWQVPQVVTTSAGYAGGWTPNPTYEEVFSARTGHAEAVRVVYEGGDDTLRAILTQFWEQHDPTTAMRQGNDVGTQYRSAVYWTEPGQGEVVRDSAARYQEALDAAGRGRITTELAPLAEAGEGHYYPAEPEHQQYLAVHPGGYCNHGFNGVACRLG from the coding sequence ATGTGGCAGTACTTCGACCTGCTGAACGCGCACAAGAAGCAGATGGTCCCGCGGGAGGAGGCGCTGCCCGGTCGGGACGCCCCGGCGTACCCGCTGCTGCGGGAGCATCGCGTGCTGGGGACCGACATGCTGGCCCCCACCGGGCCCGGACAGCAGGAGATCGTGCTGGCCGGCGGGTGCTTCTGGGGCATCGAACGCGTCATGTGGCAGGTGCCGCAGGTGGTGACGACCAGTGCCGGGTACGCGGGCGGCTGGACCCCGAACCCCACCTATGAGGAGGTCTTCTCGGCCCGCACCGGACACGCCGAGGCCGTCCGCGTGGTCTACGAGGGCGGTGACGACACCCTGCGCGCGATCCTCACCCAGTTCTGGGAGCAGCACGATCCCACCACCGCCATGCGGCAGGGCAATGACGTCGGCACCCAGTACCGCAGCGCCGTCTACTGGACCGAGCCCGGGCAGGGCGAGGTGGTGCGCGACTCCGCCGCCCGCTACCAGGAGGCCCTCGACGCCGCCGGGCGAGGCCGTATCACGACGGAGCTGGCGCCGTTGGCAGAGGCCGGGGAGGGGCACTACTACCCGGCGGAGCCCGAGCACCAGCAGTACCTCGCCGTGCATCCCGGCGGGTACTGCAACCACGGGTTCAACGGGGTGGCGTGCCGGCTCGGGTGA
- a CDS encoding DUF2079 domain-containing protein — protein MTPAAPDSPAATPRTPDILVPTGIALVATVLYGTLSTLQWRSLEAPSWDLGIFTELVKAYGTLSAPIVPIKGDGVNLLGDHFHPALVVLAPLWWVWPSGLALMWAQAALFGVSAVPLTRAARALLGPAWGTVTGVTYAFSFGLQAAQDVQFHEIALAVPLLAASLAALLRGRVGASILWAAPLVFVKEDLGLTVLMLGAVIAWRHTRYRREGVGLALWGVGWFVLSTAVILPLMNTAGRYDYTDRLGSPWLVLVPAEKWGTVLLLVIAAGVVGVRSPLVLLMLPTLAWRFTGTVPFYWGWEWHYSAVLMPIATAALVDALAHTPLRSHGWLRGPSVLSAGAATAVLGASLPLVALTNPHTWEPSPRLGAARTAMAAAPEGSVVATDLPLLAPMVPGHDVQWIHGVNRRVPDCAVIDELTYPWEPGDIGDPATWAEHRWGVPFRTVVSVDGFHTVCR, from the coding sequence GTGACCCCCGCCGCGCCCGACTCCCCCGCCGCGACCCCCCGCACCCCCGACATCCTGGTTCCCACCGGGATCGCGCTGGTCGCGACCGTGCTGTACGGGACGCTGTCGACCCTGCAGTGGCGGTCACTCGAGGCGCCCAGTTGGGACCTGGGGATCTTCACCGAACTGGTGAAGGCCTACGGCACCCTGAGTGCACCGATCGTGCCGATCAAGGGCGACGGCGTGAACCTCCTGGGCGATCACTTCCACCCGGCGCTGGTGGTGCTCGCCCCGCTGTGGTGGGTGTGGCCGTCGGGCCTGGCACTGATGTGGGCCCAGGCCGCTCTGTTCGGGGTCTCCGCGGTGCCGCTGACCCGAGCCGCCCGGGCCCTGCTCGGTCCCGCCTGGGGCACCGTGACCGGGGTGACCTACGCGTTCTCCTTCGGGCTGCAGGCCGCGCAGGACGTCCAGTTCCACGAGATCGCGCTCGCGGTGCCACTGCTGGCGGCCTCCCTTGCGGCGCTGCTGCGCGGCCGGGTGGGCGCGAGCATCCTGTGGGCCGCGCCCTTGGTGTTCGTGAAGGAGGACCTGGGCCTCACCGTGCTGATGCTGGGGGCGGTGATCGCCTGGCGTCATACGCGGTATCGGCGGGAGGGCGTGGGCCTCGCCCTGTGGGGGGTCGGTTGGTTCGTGCTGTCGACGGCGGTGATCCTTCCTCTGATGAACACCGCCGGCCGGTACGACTACACCGACCGACTGGGATCCCCGTGGCTGGTGCTGGTGCCGGCGGAGAAGTGGGGCACCGTCCTGCTGCTGGTGATCGCCGCCGGCGTGGTGGGGGTGCGCAGCCCGCTGGTCCTGCTGATGCTGCCGACCCTCGCCTGGCGCTTCACCGGCACCGTTCCCTTCTACTGGGGCTGGGAATGGCACTACAGCGCGGTGCTGATGCCGATCGCGACGGCAGCGCTGGTCGATGCCCTCGCCCACACCCCGCTGCGGTCCCACGGGTGGTTACGCGGACCGTCGGTGCTGTCGGCCGGGGCCGCCACCGCGGTACTGGGAGCGTCCCTCCCGCTGGTGGCCCTGACCAACCCGCACACCTGGGAGCCCTCACCACGACTGGGCGCCGCCCGCACCGCGATGGCCGCGGCCCCGGAGGGGTCGGTGGTGGCGACCGATCTGCCACTGCTGGCACCGATGGTGCCCGGTCATGACGTGCAGTGGATCCACGGTGTAAACCGGCGCGTTCCCGACTGCGCGGTGATCGACGAGCTCACCTACCCGTGGGAACCCGGCGACATCGGCGACCCCGCCACCTGGGCCGAGCACCGCTGGGGAGTGCCGTTCCGGACGGTCGTCTCCGTCGACGGGTTCCACACGGTCTGCCGTTGA
- a CDS encoding alpha/beta hydrolase → MSTLLDRAGQDELLTSRGDVMTVLREVVDGERDLFPLRYARMMSRHHRPSGAVPVLVLPDGPGIASVLPYDVVRRQLAAHGVDVLMMEHRGVGLSRLDARGDDLPARALRLDHVLGDITAVLDHARVPQVALYGVGYGALLAQAFAARHPQRVRALVLDSPMSGPDDEAVSQRAVRQQYWEGDQGLAPLLRTLDEDGSIAASEAGPVIMAVHEVGGPDAVRDLVNLLAGGRGLVAYQGVRDVLARRWFDAAPYLNERDLLAPIAVGQLGMGRHADGGPLDPLVNAGHDACRAHEEGVRFEGLPWEAATLSAQVLAPTLVLTGAQDLLTPPQIARDLARLLPRAALVEVPGAGHSMLDSHSRIAQVAIRWAAVGAVRELADRAEDLAQLPEAPLSQVLSAGVRLALAAERLSPWALRLQRARLHRLEQRRSPTSRSSRRVTVR, encoded by the coding sequence GTGAGCACCCTGCTCGACCGGGCCGGGCAGGACGAGCTGCTGACCTCCCGCGGTGATGTGATGACGGTGCTGCGCGAGGTCGTCGACGGAGAGAGGGACCTGTTCCCCCTGCGGTACGCCCGCATGATGTCCCGCCACCACCGCCCATCCGGTGCCGTCCCCGTGCTGGTGCTGCCCGACGGCCCCGGCATCGCCTCGGTGCTGCCGTACGACGTGGTGCGCCGCCAGCTCGCTGCCCACGGCGTCGACGTGCTGATGATGGAACACCGCGGCGTCGGCCTGTCCCGTCTCGACGCCCGCGGTGACGACCTCCCCGCCCGGGCACTGCGCCTGGACCATGTGCTGGGCGACATCACGGCCGTGCTCGACCACGCCCGGGTACCGCAGGTGGCCCTGTACGGAGTGGGTTACGGCGCGCTGCTGGCGCAGGCCTTCGCCGCACGCCACCCGCAGCGGGTGCGGGCCCTGGTGCTGGACTCCCCGATGTCCGGGCCCGACGACGAGGCCGTCTCCCAACGGGCCGTGCGGCAGCAGTACTGGGAGGGCGATCAGGGCCTCGCCCCCCTGCTGCGGACGCTCGACGAGGACGGTTCCATCGCCGCCTCGGAGGCCGGGCCCGTGATCATGGCGGTCCACGAGGTCGGCGGCCCAGACGCCGTCCGGGACCTGGTGAACCTGCTGGCCGGGGGTCGCGGCCTGGTCGCCTACCAGGGGGTGCGGGACGTCCTCGCCCGCCGCTGGTTCGACGCCGCCCCGTACCTGAACGAGCGGGATCTGCTGGCGCCGATCGCGGTCGGGCAGCTGGGCATGGGGCGGCACGCCGACGGTGGACCGCTGGACCCGCTGGTCAACGCCGGGCATGACGCCTGTCGTGCCCATGAGGAGGGCGTGAGGTTCGAGGGGCTGCCGTGGGAGGCCGCGACGCTGTCCGCACAGGTGCTGGCCCCCACCCTGGTGCTCACCGGCGCCCAGGACCTCCTCACCCCGCCGCAGATCGCCCGTGACCTGGCCCGCCTCCTGCCCCGGGCGGCGCTGGTCGAGGTCCCGGGGGCCGGTCACTCCATGCTCGACTCGCACAGTCGCATCGCCCAGGTGGCGATCCGTTGGGCGGCCGTCGGGGCGGTGCGGGAGCTCGCCGATCGGGCCGAGGACCTGGCGCAACTGCCGGAGGCACCGCTGTCCCAGGTGCTGTCGGCGGGTGTGCGACTGGCGCTCGCCGCGGAGCGACTGTCCCCGTGGGCCCTGCGCCTCCAGCGGGCTCGCCTGCACCGTCTGGAGCAGCGCCGCAGTCCCACCTCGCGGTCGAGTCGGCGTGTGACCGTGCGCTGA
- a CDS encoding prolyl oligopeptidase family serine peptidase — protein MTTEPRLPAPDGSDDPWLFLEDVTGDEALAWVRERNAETEQELDALPLTATLQQEIREILDAPDRIPGVTLRGEHVYNLWTDAGHERGLWRRTTLEDYRRDQPDWEVLLDVDALGREEQESWVWHGARLLRPAEGEPYRRALVTLSRGGSDADVTREFDLESRRFVAPPAEAGEGFVRPEAKGSVSWVDADTVLVCTEVGEGSTTTSGYPRQARLWRRGQDLAEAQIVFEGARDDMGIWASHDSTPGYERDWVIQAHAFYDTTLHLLDRSTEPPTTTALPVPRDMEAGAHRDLAILTPRSDWTVGEETFPAGSVVVGDLDALLAGEPRLHLLFAPTERSSLAGMALTRGTVVLSILEDVVHRLEVHHRTADGQWQSRDLFPELRGTLEVAAVDSDHDDRLWLTVTDFVEPTRLLLADLAPVLDGEDPEEPQLVKAAPARFDATGVEVTQHFATSADGTRVPYFEVGAADGSGDDAAPRPTLLYGYGGFEISLTPSYLGPIGKAWVERGGTYVLANIRGGGEYGPRWHQAALKENRPRAYEDFEAVARDLVERGVTDTAHLAVRGGSNGGLLTGNMLTRSPELFGAVVIQVPLLDMKRYSHLLAGASWMAEYGDPDTDDWEFLQTFSPYHRLREGVTYPPTLVLTSTRDDRVHPGHARKFTAALRSLGADVRSWENIEGGHGGAATTEQASRMHALMYSFLWATLGGDTR, from the coding sequence ATGACGACCGAGCCCCGCCTGCCCGCCCCCGACGGCAGCGACGATCCATGGTTGTTCCTCGAGGACGTCACCGGTGACGAGGCCCTCGCCTGGGTGCGGGAGCGCAACGCCGAGACCGAACAGGAGCTCGACGCCCTCCCGCTGACCGCCACCCTCCAGCAGGAGATCCGGGAGATCCTCGACGCGCCCGATCGCATCCCCGGTGTCACCCTGCGCGGTGAGCACGTCTACAACCTGTGGACTGACGCTGGGCACGAGCGCGGCCTGTGGCGGCGCACCACTCTGGAGGACTACCGCCGCGATCAGCCCGACTGGGAGGTGCTGCTCGACGTCGACGCCCTCGGGCGGGAGGAACAGGAGAGCTGGGTGTGGCACGGTGCCCGGCTGCTGCGCCCCGCCGAGGGTGAACCCTACCGGCGTGCTCTGGTGACCCTCTCCCGCGGCGGTTCCGACGCCGACGTCACCCGCGAGTTCGACCTCGAGAGCCGTCGCTTCGTGGCACCCCCGGCCGAGGCGGGTGAGGGCTTCGTGCGCCCCGAGGCGAAGGGCTCCGTCAGCTGGGTCGACGCCGACACCGTCCTGGTGTGCACCGAGGTGGGGGAGGGCTCCACCACCACCTCCGGGTACCCCCGGCAGGCGCGTCTGTGGCGCCGCGGCCAGGACCTTGCCGAGGCCCAGATCGTGTTCGAGGGAGCCCGTGATGACATGGGCATCTGGGCCTCCCACGACTCCACCCCCGGGTACGAGCGCGACTGGGTGATCCAGGCCCACGCCTTCTACGACACCACCCTGCACCTGCTGGACCGCAGCACCGAACCGCCCACCACCACCGCGCTACCGGTGCCGCGTGACATGGAGGCCGGGGCCCACCGCGACCTGGCGATCCTCACCCCCCGCAGCGACTGGACCGTGGGGGAGGAGACCTTCCCCGCCGGGTCCGTCGTCGTCGGCGACCTCGATGCACTGCTGGCGGGCGAGCCGCGTCTGCACCTGCTGTTCGCCCCCACCGAGCGCTCCTCCCTGGCCGGCATGGCCCTCACCCGCGGCACCGTGGTGCTGTCGATCCTCGAGGATGTCGTCCACCGCCTCGAGGTGCACCACCGCACCGCTGACGGACAGTGGCAGTCCCGTGACCTGTTCCCGGAGCTGCGCGGCACCCTCGAGGTCGCCGCCGTCGACTCCGATCACGACGACCGGCTGTGGCTCACCGTCACCGACTTCGTCGAGCCCACCCGCCTGCTGCTGGCCGACCTCGCCCCGGTGCTCGACGGCGAGGATCCGGAGGAGCCGCAGCTGGTGAAGGCCGCTCCCGCCCGCTTCGACGCCACCGGTGTGGAGGTCACCCAGCATTTTGCCACCAGCGCCGACGGCACCCGGGTGCCGTACTTCGAGGTCGGCGCCGCCGACGGCTCGGGAGACGACGCCGCCCCGCGGCCGACACTGCTGTACGGCTATGGCGGCTTCGAGATCTCCCTGACCCCCAGCTACCTGGGGCCGATCGGCAAGGCCTGGGTGGAACGTGGCGGCACCTACGTGCTGGCGAACATCCGCGGCGGTGGCGAGTACGGCCCCCGCTGGCACCAGGCCGCCCTGAAGGAGAACCGCCCGCGCGCCTACGAGGACTTCGAGGCGGTGGCCCGGGACCTGGTGGAGCGGGGCGTCACCGACACCGCCCACCTGGCCGTGCGCGGCGGCTCCAACGGCGGCCTGCTCACCGGCAACATGCTCACCCGCTCCCCGGAACTGTTCGGCGCGGTGGTGATCCAGGTGCCGCTGTTGGACATGAAGCGCTACAGCCACCTGCTGGCCGGTGCCTCCTGGATGGCGGAGTACGGCGACCCCGACACCGACGACTGGGAGTTCCTGCAGACCTTCAGCCCGTACCACCGGCTGCGGGAGGGTGTCACCTACCCGCCGACGCTGGTGCTGACCTCCACCCGTGACGACCGTGTGCACCCCGGCCACGCCCGCAAGTTCACCGCGGCGCTGCGCTCCCTCGGGGCGGATGTGCGCTCGTGGGAGAACATCGAGGGCGGCCACGGCGGCGCCGCCACCACTGAGCAGGCGTCCCGCATGCACGCCCTGATGTACTCCTTCCTGTGGGCGACGCTCGGCGGAGACACCCGGTGA
- a CDS encoding glycoside hydrolase family 3 N-terminal domain-containing protein produces the protein MRRRTLLPLLTLGGLAACSRPDTTPASGPSTGSATSPSASPSPDPVADLPLEAAAAQLVWCAIPAGQEPLRTDLPLGGWFLLGVWESATEVDRVVEQAGQRGDRAGLRLPPPVIAVDQEGGRIRMLRGDAARETPSAEELGEQGPDAVREAYVSIGEDLAARGIGLALAPVADVVDPELGDDNAPVGELDRGFGTDPQEAAACVAAAVEGLAQHRVGATLKHFPGLGRVRSNTDHAADGIEDDRTHAEDEVLEAFRSGIDAGARAVMVSSAIYSKIDPETPAMFSRIVIEDVLRGRLGWDGLVVTDDIGAAQAVQDVPVAERATRLLDAGGDAVLTADPGIAEELVAAVVEYARSGAEQEQRVRRSASRVLRVALAGA, from the coding sequence ATGCGCCGTCGCACCCTCCTGCCCCTGCTCACCCTCGGCGGGCTCGCGGCCTGTTCGCGGCCCGACACCACCCCCGCGTCCGGCCCGTCGACGGGGTCCGCGACGAGCCCGTCGGCCTCGCCATCCCCCGATCCGGTCGCCGACCTTCCCCTGGAGGCCGCCGCCGCGCAGCTGGTGTGGTGCGCGATCCCCGCAGGGCAGGAGCCGCTGCGGACCGACCTGCCGCTCGGAGGATGGTTCCTGTTGGGGGTGTGGGAGTCCGCCACCGAGGTCGACCGGGTGGTCGAGCAGGCTGGGCAGCGCGGGGACCGGGCGGGCCTGCGGCTGCCCCCGCCGGTGATCGCGGTGGACCAGGAGGGCGGGCGGATCCGCATGCTGCGCGGGGACGCGGCCCGGGAGACCCCCTCGGCGGAGGAGCTCGGAGAGCAGGGACCCGACGCGGTGCGTGAGGCCTACGTGAGCATCGGAGAGGACCTCGCCGCCCGCGGTATCGGTCTGGCGCTGGCACCCGTCGCCGACGTGGTGGACCCGGAACTGGGGGACGACAACGCCCCTGTCGGGGAGCTCGACCGCGGGTTCGGCACCGACCCGCAGGAGGCGGCGGCGTGCGTCGCCGCCGCTGTGGAGGGTCTGGCACAGCACCGGGTGGGCGCCACGTTGAAGCATTTCCCGGGTCTGGGGCGGGTGCGATCCAACACCGACCACGCCGCCGACGGCATCGAGGACGACCGCACCCACGCGGAGGACGAGGTGCTGGAGGCGTTCCGCAGCGGGATCGACGCCGGGGCCCGCGCGGTGATGGTCTCCTCCGCGATCTACTCGAAGATCGACCCGGAGACCCCGGCCATGTTCTCCCGCATCGTGATCGAGGACGTGCTGCGCGGCCGCCTCGGCTGGGACGGCCTGGTGGTCACCGACGACATCGGCGCGGCCCAGGCGGTGCAGGACGTGCCCGTCGCGGAGCGCGCCACCCGGCTGCTCGATGCCGGGGGCGATGCGGTGCTCACCGCCGACCCGGGGATCGCCGAGGAGCTCGTCGCCGCGGTGGTGGAGTACGCCCGGTCGGGCGCCGAACAGGAGCAGCGGGTGCGCCGCAGCGCCTCCCGGGTGCTCCGGGTCGCGCTCGCCGGTGCGTGA